A window of Psychromonas sp. CNPT3 contains these coding sequences:
- the uvrY gene encoding UvrY/SirA/GacA family response regulator transcription factor, with the protein MINILLVDDHVLVRTGIRRIIDDVRGMKVIGEAKSGEDAVKWCRNNFPDVILMDINMPGIGGLEAMHKILRFNEESKIIMLTMHTENPFPTKVMQAGACGYLSKAAGPEEVLNAIRIVNSGQRYLAPEIAQQMALSQISDCADDPLSMLSERELQIMMMITKGQRVVDISEQLNLNPKTINSYRYRLFEKLGINGDVELTHLAIRYGMLDADML; encoded by the coding sequence TTGATAAACATTCTTTTGGTTGATGATCATGTATTAGTGCGTACGGGTATTCGGCGTATTATTGATGATGTCCGCGGTATGAAGGTTATTGGCGAGGCCAAAAGTGGCGAAGATGCTGTTAAATGGTGTCGGAATAACTTTCCTGACGTGATCTTAATGGATATTAATATGCCCGGTATTGGTGGGTTAGAAGCGATGCATAAAATACTACGCTTTAATGAAGAGAGTAAAATCATTATGCTCACCATGCATACAGAAAACCCATTTCCAACCAAAGTAATGCAAGCTGGGGCTTGCGGATATTTAAGTAAAGCGGCTGGACCTGAAGAAGTCTTAAATGCTATCCGTATCGTGAATAGTGGACAACGTTATCTAGCTCCTGAGATTGCTCAGCAGATGGCATTATCTCAAATATCAGATTGCGCAGACGATCCTTTAAGCATGCTCTCTGAGCGTGAACTGCAAATTATGATGATGATAACCAAAGGCCAACGCGTGGTCGACATTTCAGAACAACTCAATTTGAATCCTAAAACAATTAATAGCTATCGTTATCGTTTATTTGAAAAACTGGGTATTAATGGCGATGTTGAATTAACGCATTTAGCTATCCGTTACGGCATGCTTGATGCTGATATGCTCTAA
- a CDS encoding methyl-accepting chemotaxis protein, producing the protein MKFSSIKQQILLFGGVSLIAVAFTIIMYSYYTNNQLLHITHESVLENAEQSLKNNLTLRAQLEATNIKLIFNHAMEVSNTYAQAFSHKDPNISSISLNQLLKNTLKNDPNLLSAYTGWEKNAFVLDDFYSNAKSLQKSGNYAPYVNRSASGEIGISALGDFYTTELTKTGVRNSEWYLCPMETKAACVIEPASYDVLGKPTLLSSFVAPVIRDNQYLGMFGVDYSLNFLQTVAINSAKNILSGQARVIILSPSGIISADSKKHSNVGKKIKQSNLYKNIKDRKLNSTVISADNLIANAGFTTVNTQTQWQVIVIVPVDVALADARNIVARIDSEFKANLNGQILVGSIASILGLLLMTFVAHSIAAPIKTLLLRVQDLTRSGGDLTQQITLNRNDETGQLARSLNTFIENVRNIVSDIAGTVDSLTHSVSMTAEATTKGREQILTQRQEIEQVATAVNEMASTAHSVSENAQQTEHAVQLTQEAVAKGQSVVAENATGLHDLSDNVLQTTHVIEALEQQIDEIGSILDVIRNISNQTNLLALNAAIEAARAGEQGKGFSVVADEVRNLATKTAHSTDEIQTMIDSLRNNSKQAVTTMQFNRDLAEKCMAHAQSSVLALDEINLQSSKIQDMTHQIASAAEEQAAVTEDVNRSIVAINDVAEKIDQGASIAQQESNNVAAYTHDVRGKIDHFKY; encoded by the coding sequence ATGAAATTTTCAAGTATTAAGCAGCAGATATTATTATTCGGCGGGGTAAGCCTCATCGCAGTAGCCTTTACCATTATCATGTATAGCTACTACACCAACAATCAGCTATTACACATCACCCATGAATCTGTTTTGGAAAACGCAGAGCAATCTTTAAAAAACAACCTAACATTGCGCGCACAACTCGAAGCAACCAACATTAAGCTAATTTTTAATCATGCCATGGAAGTGTCTAATACTTATGCGCAAGCGTTTAGTCATAAAGATCCTAATATTTCATCAATAAGTCTCAATCAATTACTCAAAAACACATTAAAAAATGACCCTAATTTGCTCAGTGCTTATACTGGATGGGAGAAAAATGCATTTGTTCTTGATGACTTTTATAGCAACGCTAAAAGTCTGCAAAAAAGTGGCAACTATGCCCCCTATGTAAACCGCTCTGCTTCTGGCGAGATAGGGATCTCTGCATTAGGTGATTTTTATACAACAGAGCTCACCAAAACAGGGGTGCGTAATTCCGAGTGGTATCTGTGCCCAATGGAAACCAAAGCCGCCTGTGTGATAGAGCCTGCATCTTATGACGTACTTGGAAAACCGACGTTATTAAGCTCTTTTGTTGCTCCCGTTATACGCGATAATCAATATTTAGGTATGTTTGGTGTTGATTATTCACTTAACTTTTTACAAACAGTTGCCATCAATAGCGCTAAAAATATTTTATCCGGTCAAGCGCGCGTTATTATTTTAAGCCCTTCCGGTATTATCAGTGCTGACAGCAAAAAACACAGCAATGTCGGTAAAAAGATAAAACAATCTAATCTCTATAAAAACATTAAAGACAGAAAACTCAATAGCACAGTGATCAGCGCAGATAATCTAATCGCAAACGCGGGTTTTACAACGGTAAATACTCAAACACAATGGCAAGTTATTGTCATTGTGCCGGTAGATGTCGCACTTGCTGATGCCCGAAATATTGTCGCGCGGATAGACAGTGAATTTAAAGCAAACTTAAATGGCCAAATATTAGTGGGCAGCATCGCCTCAATATTAGGGCTTCTTCTAATGACTTTTGTGGCTCACTCTATTGCGGCCCCCATTAAAACCCTGCTCCTTCGAGTGCAAGATTTAACCCGTTCAGGTGGCGATCTTACTCAACAAATAACGCTCAACCGAAATGATGAAACGGGCCAATTGGCACGCTCATTAAATACATTTATTGAAAATGTACGCAATATTGTCAGTGATATTGCGGGTACGGTCGACTCTTTGACGCACAGTGTCAGCATGACAGCAGAAGCTACCACAAAGGGCCGAGAGCAAATACTCACACAACGTCAAGAAATAGAGCAAGTCGCGACTGCGGTGAATGAAATGGCGTCTACTGCGCATAGTGTTTCAGAAAACGCACAGCAAACAGAGCATGCGGTGCAATTAACACAAGAAGCGGTCGCCAAAGGGCAAAGTGTCGTGGCAGAAAATGCGACCGGATTACATGATCTGAGTGATAATGTACTGCAAACAACCCATGTTATTGAAGCGCTTGAACAACAAATTGATGAGATTGGTAGCATTTTAGACGTGATCCGTAATATCTCTAATCAAACCAATTTATTGGCCTTAAATGCAGCCATTGAGGCTGCCCGTGCGGGAGAGCAAGGTAAAGGATTTTCTGTGGTCGCAGATGAAGTACGTAATCTTGCCACTAAAACGGCGCATTCGACAGATGAGATCCAAACCATGATTGACTCTTTACGTAATAATAGTAAGCAAGCCGTTACCACCATGCAATTTAATCGAGATCTTGCCGAAAAATGTATGGCTCATGCTCAAAGTTCAGTACTAGCCCTTGATGAAATCAATCTACAAAGCAGTAAAATCCAAGATATGACGCATCAAATTGCAAGTGCTGCCGAAGAGCAAGCAGCGGTGACCGAAGATGTTAATCGCAGTATTGTTGCCATTAATGATGTGGCTGAGAAAATTGACCAGGGCGCGTCAATAGCACAACAAGAAAGTAATAACGTCGCGGCATACACCCATGATGTCCGAGGAAAAATAGACCATTTTAAATATTAG
- the leuS gene encoding leucine--tRNA ligase, whose translation MQKSYDPKEIEAKFQQHWETQQSFKAVEDPSKEKYYCLSMFPYPSGKLHMGHVRNYTIGDVVSRYQRMQGKNVMQPMGWDAFGLPAENAAIKNNTAPAGWTYENIAYMKKQLKQLGFGYDWTREIATCKPEYYRWEQWFFTKLLEKDLVYKKMATVNWDPVDQTVLANEQVIDGRGWRSGALVEQKEIPQWFIKITAYAQELLDDLDKLDEWPEQVRTMQRNWIGRSEGVEMDFRVVGSDEKLSVYTTRPDTVMGVTYVAVAAQHPLAQQAAKNNAALADFCNKCKNVKLAEAELATMPKEGVDTGLKAIHPITGKEVPIWTANFVLMGYGSGAVMSVPAHDQRDYEFAIQYGLDINAVIKAADSDVDVSEKAYTDKGICFNSGEFDGLNFEEAFNAVEEKLSSENKGKRKVNFRLRDWGVSRQRYWGTPIPTLTLEDGSIVPVPEDRLPVILPEDVTMNGITSPIKADLEWAKTTYKGQVAYHETDTFDTFMESSWYYARYCSPQSDTQMLDPEKANYWLPVDQYIGGIEHAILHLLYSRFFHKLLRDFGLVNSDEPFKKLLTQGMVLADAFYYEDEKGGKVWISPNDAITQTDDKGKIISAKLENGQVLIFDGMCKMSKSKNNGIDPQIMIDKYGADSVRLFMMFAAPAEQTLEWSDSALEGSLRFLKRLWKLANDHIELGSVDALDIKSQNDGQKALRRELHKTIKKVTDDIGRRQTFNTAIASVMELMNKLLKAPTKNAQDRAILQEALVAVVKLLSPITPHICAELYELLGESDEILTAPWPCVDESALVEDSALIIVQVNGKLRAKLTVSKNASQESVETLALGHENIVKFTEGKNIRKIIFVPGKLLNIVAN comes from the coding sequence ATGCAAAAGTCATATGATCCAAAAGAAATCGAAGCTAAATTTCAACAGCATTGGGAAACACAACAATCCTTTAAAGCCGTTGAAGATCCTTCAAAAGAAAAATATTACTGTCTTTCCATGTTCCCTTACCCAAGTGGTAAACTACATATGGGCCATGTTCGTAATTATACCATTGGTGATGTCGTTTCTCGCTATCAACGCATGCAAGGTAAAAATGTAATGCAACCTATGGGTTGGGATGCATTTGGCCTACCCGCTGAAAATGCAGCCATTAAAAATAATACGGCGCCAGCAGGATGGACCTACGAAAATATTGCTTACATGAAAAAACAACTCAAGCAATTAGGTTTTGGTTATGATTGGACGCGCGAAATTGCGACATGTAAACCCGAATATTACCGTTGGGAACAATGGTTCTTTACAAAATTACTTGAAAAAGATTTAGTTTACAAAAAAATGGCAACGGTAAACTGGGATCCAGTTGATCAAACCGTACTTGCTAATGAACAAGTGATAGATGGACGAGGCTGGCGCTCTGGCGCACTTGTAGAGCAAAAAGAAATTCCACAGTGGTTTATTAAAATCACCGCTTATGCACAAGAATTACTCGATGATTTAGACAAACTCGATGAATGGCCAGAGCAAGTTCGCACCATGCAACGCAATTGGATTGGTCGCTCTGAAGGTGTTGAAATGGACTTTCGTGTTGTCGGTAGCGATGAGAAACTTTCTGTCTACACCACGCGCCCCGATACAGTGATGGGCGTCACGTATGTCGCAGTAGCAGCGCAACATCCACTAGCGCAACAAGCTGCTAAAAACAATGCAGCATTAGCCGATTTTTGCAATAAATGTAAAAACGTAAAATTAGCAGAAGCTGAGCTTGCAACGATGCCTAAAGAAGGTGTCGATACAGGTCTAAAAGCGATTCACCCTATAACGGGTAAAGAAGTGCCAATTTGGACTGCAAACTTTGTATTAATGGGCTATGGCTCAGGCGCTGTTATGTCAGTGCCTGCACATGATCAACGCGATTATGAATTTGCAATACAATACGGACTTGACATTAATGCCGTCATTAAAGCTGCCGATAGCGATGTAGATGTTAGCGAAAAAGCGTATACCGACAAAGGTATTTGTTTTAATTCTGGCGAGTTTGATGGTTTAAACTTTGAAGAGGCCTTTAATGCTGTTGAAGAAAAACTAAGCAGTGAAAACAAAGGTAAGCGTAAAGTTAACTTCCGCTTACGTGACTGGGGCGTTTCTCGCCAACGTTACTGGGGAACACCTATCCCAACACTGACGCTAGAAGATGGCAGCATTGTTCCCGTCCCTGAAGATAGATTACCGGTGATTTTACCAGAAGATGTAACCATGAATGGTATTACGTCGCCTATCAAAGCAGATCTTGAGTGGGCAAAAACCACTTATAAGGGTCAAGTGGCGTATCATGAAACCGATACCTTTGATACCTTTATGGAATCGAGTTGGTATTATGCGCGTTATTGCTCACCTCAAAGTGACACACAAATGTTAGATCCTGAAAAAGCTAATTATTGGCTTCCTGTGGATCAATATATCGGTGGTATTGAGCACGCTATTTTACATCTATTATACTCACGTTTTTTCCATAAATTATTACGTGATTTTGGTTTAGTCAATTCTGATGAACCGTTCAAAAAATTATTAACACAAGGCATGGTACTCGCTGACGCTTTTTATTATGAAGATGAAAAAGGCGGAAAAGTGTGGATATCACCTAATGATGCGATCACGCAAACCGATGATAAAGGTAAAATCATCAGTGCCAAACTTGAAAATGGACAAGTGCTTATTTTTGATGGCATGTGTAAAATGTCTAAATCTAAAAATAATGGTATCGATCCACAGATAATGATTGATAAATATGGCGCCGATAGCGTGCGTTTATTTATGATGTTTGCGGCCCCTGCGGAGCAAACGTTAGAATGGTCTGATTCTGCATTAGAGGGCTCATTACGTTTCTTAAAACGTTTATGGAAACTAGCGAATGATCATATTGAGTTAGGTAGTGTGGATGCACTCGACATTAAATCTCAAAATGACGGGCAAAAAGCCTTACGCCGTGAATTACATAAAACCATCAAGAAAGTAACCGACGATATTGGTCGTCGTCAAACGTTTAATACGGCTATCGCATCGGTGATGGAACTGATGAACAAGTTACTTAAAGCGCCGACAAAAAATGCACAAGATCGTGCTATTTTACAAGAAGCATTAGTAGCAGTTGTTAAACTACTTTCACCCATCACGCCACATATTTGTGCAGAGTTATATGAACTCTTAGGTGAAAGTGATGAGATTTTAACCGCGCCTTGGCCATGTGTCGATGAATCAGCTTTAGTTGAAGATTCAGCACTTATTATTGTACAAGTGAACGGTAAATTACGCGCTAAATTAACGGTAAGTAAAAATGCCTCTCAGGAAAGTGTAGAGACACTTGCCTTAGGACATGAAAATATCGTTAAATTTACAGAGGGTAAAAATATTCGTAAAATTATTTTTGTTCCCGGTAAATTGTTAAATATTGTGGCGAACTAA
- the aqpZ gene encoding aquaporin Z, whose translation MNKYMAEFIGTFWLVLGGCGSAVLAASFPDVGIGLLGVSVAFGLTVLTMAFAIGHISGCHLNPAISIGLWVGGRFDAKDLLPYIASQVLGGIAGAGILYLIASGQAGFDLSSGFAANGYAEHSPGHYSMTAALIIEIVMTAMFLIVIMGATDKRAPAGFAPIAIGLCLTLIHLISIPVTNTSVNPARSTAVALYVGDWATSQLWLFWVAPIIGAIIGALIYKVMAKES comes from the coding sequence ATGAACAAATATATGGCAGAATTTATTGGTACTTTTTGGCTGGTTTTAGGCGGCTGTGGTAGCGCAGTCTTAGCAGCCTCATTTCCCGATGTTGGCATTGGCTTATTAGGTGTCTCAGTGGCATTTGGTTTGACCGTTTTAACTATGGCCTTTGCTATTGGACATATTTCTGGTTGTCATTTGAATCCGGCTATTTCTATCGGCTTATGGGTCGGTGGACGCTTCGATGCCAAAGATTTATTGCCTTATATTGCATCACAAGTCTTAGGTGGTATTGCCGGTGCTGGGATTTTATATCTCATCGCCAGTGGACAAGCGGGCTTTGATTTATCATCAGGCTTTGCAGCCAATGGTTATGCTGAGCACTCCCCAGGCCATTACTCCATGACAGCGGCACTTATCATTGAGATCGTAATGACCGCTATGTTTCTGATTGTTATTATGGGTGCAACCGATAAACGCGCGCCAGCAGGTTTTGCGCCTATCGCTATCGGCCTGTGTTTAACATTGATCCACCTTATCTCTATCCCGGTTACCAATACCTCCGTTAACCCCGCACGTAGCACCGCAGTCGCTCTTTATGTTGGGGATTGGGCAACGTCTCAACTGTGGTTATTCTGGGTTGCTCCTATTATCGGCGCTATCATTGGCGCACTTATTTATAAAGTCATGGCTAAAGAGTCTTAA